One window from the genome of Gemmatimonadota bacterium encodes:
- a CDS encoding ABC transporter permease: MFRYIIYRIVGLVGVLFLVTVITFSLMHAVPGGPFDEEKMPLSAEAKANILRKYGLDRPLYEQYGRYMWNALQFDFGIPFQSPGETVTDLIARTWPISMQLGGMGLAVAFSFGILLGILSAIRQNTWVDYGTTVIATLGITVPSFAISILFIVLFATIWRVLPTGGWGGPETWIMPVIVYALGPMAIVARYTRSSILENLRMDYVRTARAKGLKERSVLFIHVLKNSLIPLLTIMGPMLPGVMTGSLFVEGIFRIPGLGQFFVTSIFERDYPMIMALTLLVAVLIGIVYLITDILYALVDPRVRYVRGSK; encoded by the coding sequence ATGTTCCGATACATCATATACCGCATCGTAGGCCTGGTCGGCGTGCTGTTCCTGGTCACGGTCATCACCTTCAGCCTGATGCACGCGGTGCCGGGCGGCCCCTTCGACGAGGAGAAGATGCCCCTGTCGGCCGAGGCCAAGGCCAATATCCTGCGCAAGTACGGACTGGACCGCCCCCTCTACGAGCAGTACGGAAGATACATGTGGAACGCGCTGCAATTCGATTTCGGCATCCCCTTCCAGAGTCCGGGCGAGACGGTGACGGACCTGATCGCGCGGACCTGGCCCATCAGCATGCAACTGGGCGGCATGGGCCTGGCCGTAGCCTTCTCCTTCGGCATCCTCCTGGGCATCCTTTCCGCCATACGCCAGAACACATGGGTGGACTACGGGACCACGGTTATCGCCACCCTTGGGATCACTGTGCCCAGTTTTGCCATTTCCATCCTGTTCATCGTCCTCTTCGCGACCATCTGGAGGGTCCTGCCCACGGGCGGTTGGGGCGGGCCGGAGACCTGGATCATGCCGGTGATCGTGTACGCCCTGGGTCCTATGGCCATCGTCGCCCGGTACACTCGTTCGAGCATCCTCGAGAACCTCCGCATGGACTACGTGCGGACGGCCAGGGCCAAGGGACTGAAGGAGCGCAGCGTCCTGTTCATCCACGTGCTGAAGAACTCCCTGATCCCGCTGCTCACCATCATGGGGCCCATGCTGCCCGGGGTAATGACCGGTTCGCTCTTCGTCGAAGGCATTTTCCGCATCCCGGGCCTGGGACAGTTCTTCGTCACGAGCATCTTCGAGCGGGACTACCCCATGATCATGGCCCTTACCCTGCTGGTCGCAGTGCTGATCGGGATCGTCTACCTGATTACGGACATCCTGTACGCGCTCGTGGATCCCCGGGTCAGATACGTTCGCGGGAGCAAGTAA
- a CDS encoding DUF368 domain-containing protein — translation MDHGAARSKRTFRDYLGISARGFCMGVADVVPGVSGGTMAFILGVYEELLDAVHAVNARFLRSLVTFRFGDAFDGFPHRFLIALVTGIFVAIFSLAQFFAWALDHHPVHVWAFFFGLVLASIITVRVKVSRWTVKEAFALLLAAAAAFVLVGAVPVETPSAAWFIFLSGAIAICAMILPGISGSFILVILGKYQYMLTAVVERNFLPILIFGCGGILGLVFFARVLRWLLRRCHDVTVAALIGLMAGSLRKIWPWKEVEENVLPASLSGDVLLSIGLGIAGCAIVVIIERLAARRPAGDTVD, via the coding sequence ATGGACCACGGTGCCGCGCGCTCGAAACGGACGTTCCGGGACTACCTGGGCATCTCGGCCCGCGGTTTCTGCATGGGGGTGGCCGATGTCGTGCCCGGTGTGTCCGGGGGAACGATGGCCTTCATACTGGGCGTATACGAAGAGTTGCTCGACGCCGTGCACGCCGTCAACGCGAGGTTTCTGCGTTCGCTGGTTACCTTCCGGTTCGGCGATGCCTTCGACGGTTTCCCCCACCGTTTCCTGATCGCCCTCGTCACCGGCATCTTCGTGGCCATTTTCAGCCTGGCCCAATTCTTCGCATGGGCGCTCGATCACCATCCCGTCCACGTCTGGGCCTTTTTCTTCGGGCTGGTACTGGCGTCGATCATCACGGTGCGGGTGAAGGTGTCTCGCTGGACCGTGAAGGAAGCGTTCGCGTTACTGCTGGCGGCCGCGGCCGCATTCGTCCTGGTGGGCGCCGTTCCGGTCGAGACGCCCTCCGCCGCCTGGTTCATCTTCCTGAGCGGAGCGATCGCGATCTGCGCGATGATCCTGCCCGGCATATCGGGCTCGTTCATCCTGGTCATCCTGGGGAAATACCAGTACATGCTCACCGCCGTGGTCGAGCGTAATTTCCTGCCCATCCTCATCTTCGGGTGCGGCGGGATCCTGGGACTGGTCTTCTTCGCGCGGGTGCTCAGGTGGCTGTTGCGCCGCTGCCATGACGTGACCGTGGCGGCCCTCATCGGCCTCATGGCCGGCTCATTGCGCAAGATCTGGCCGTGGAAGGAAGTCGAAGAGAACGTCCTGCCCGCTTCGCTGTCGGGAGATGTCCTGCTGTCCATCGGCCTGGGTATCGCGGGCTGCGCGATCGTAGTGATCATCGAGCGGCTCGCGGCCAGGCGACCCGCAGGAGACACGGTAGACTAG
- a CDS encoding ABC transporter permease, with the protein MTSTLTEITSPAGGLWRDALRRYMKNKLSVAAGIIIIVITFMAVFAPWVSPSHYSEANFDEAWQFPSWTHPMGTDSIGRDYFSRIVYGARISLIVGFVAQMISLLIGVPLGAIAGFKGGKADYIVMRLVDVMSVFPSLLFAILIMAWLGSGLSNVLFAIGVTGWVGVCRLVRAQFLSLRASDFVRAARSMGASNVHTIVRHMLPNALSPIIVGLAMGIPQAIFAEAGLSFLGLGINPPTPSWGQMVSSHLPNVIYYWHLALFPVFMIALVMLGFSLIGDGLRDALDPRMNE; encoded by the coding sequence ATGACCAGCACCTTGACCGAAATCACCTCACCCGCCGGCGGCCTCTGGCGCGACGCCCTGCGCCGCTATATGAAGAACAAGCTGTCTGTCGCCGCGGGGATCATCATCATCGTCATCACCTTCATGGCCGTCTTCGCGCCCTGGGTCTCGCCGTCCCACTATTCCGAGGCCAATTTCGACGAAGCCTGGCAGTTTCCGTCCTGGACCCACCCAATGGGCACGGACAGCATCGGCCGGGACTACTTCAGCCGGATCGTGTACGGCGCCCGGATCTCGCTCATCGTGGGGTTCGTCGCGCAGATGATCTCCCTGCTGATCGGCGTGCCGCTGGGCGCAATAGCCGGGTTCAAGGGGGGCAAGGCCGATTACATCGTCATGCGCCTGGTGGACGTCATGTCGGTCTTCCCCAGCCTGCTCTTCGCCATTCTGATCATGGCTTGGCTGGGAAGCGGGTTGAGCAACGTGCTGTTCGCCATCGGCGTGACCGGCTGGGTGGGCGTTTGCCGCCTGGTCCGCGCGCAATTCCTGTCGCTGCGGGCTTCCGACTTCGTCCGCGCCGCCCGTTCCATGGGCGCCTCCAACGTGCATACCATCGTACGCCACATGCTGCCCAACGCCCTCAGCCCCATCATCGTCGGCCTGGCCATGGGCATTCCCCAGGCCATTTTCGCCGAGGCGGGACTGAGCTTCCTCGGTCTGGGCATCAATCCGCCCACGCCGAGTTGGGGACAGATGGTCAGCAGCCACCTGCCCAACGTGATCTACTACTGGCACCTCGCCCTCTTCCCGGTATTCATGATCGCCCTTGTCATGCTTGGATTCTCGCTCATTGGCGACGGCCTCCGCGACGCCCTCGACCCGAGGATGAACGAGTAG
- a CDS encoding peptide ABC transporter substrate-binding protein — translation MRNRTRISMPGRSSLLILVAGLAWSTYGLIDTLFADTEPRYVNSIGVPLPGDALPPEQQVIRVFSESRPYNEWFRTVYKGAAGKYIIAEPLTRTNRNFELRGGAAERWQVSDDGLDWTFHLRPGLQWSDGRPLTAHDYVFSLRRGADPENAYDFGWYYQPIRNWQAVVARTVPVDSLGVWASDDLTLHIATEETTPHLPLLLTYSWVSPEHTVRKYGDTWSTRPETCVSSGPFVMVEWIKGERMVYEANPMYRGVDKPYLERLIYKMFNLTTPPPRIPAYEAGEIDFTEVENQAELARLLSDDALSDQVHTWPNFWTHYLFFDVTKPPFNDRRVRLALSLAIDRDAICRSALKGFAIPGYAMLPPGFPAFSDNAYAESQGYDPEHARQLLADAGYPDGRGIPKLDMWLRNEIVMHRDAAEGIQAMLQRNLNIEIEVRNVENKVFMDGLNNHTLAFGMVPYEFDFVDPSNLLGLWRSNGRHNWNNAAFDELMTEAEAEVRDPSRRISLYKEAERLLVEDVAGVFLWHRQRAQVWKPYLKGSALEPNASGYRSWRGDQVMSSSITFYLAEDQPGLALPARRQ, via the coding sequence ATGCGAAACAGAACCCGCATTTCGATGCCAGGGCGTTCGAGCCTACTGATCCTCGTCGCGGGGTTGGCCTGGTCAACCTACGGCCTGATCGATACCCTCTTCGCCGACACCGAACCGCGCTACGTCAATTCCATCGGCGTGCCGCTCCCCGGGGACGCCCTTCCTCCCGAACAACAGGTCATTCGCGTTTTCTCCGAGTCGCGGCCCTATAACGAGTGGTTCCGGACGGTTTACAAGGGCGCCGCGGGGAAGTACATCATCGCCGAACCCCTGACGCGCACCAACCGTAATTTCGAGTTGCGGGGCGGCGCGGCGGAACGATGGCAGGTGTCGGACGATGGGCTGGATTGGACCTTCCACCTGCGGCCGGGGCTGCAGTGGAGCGACGGCCGGCCGTTGACGGCGCACGACTACGTCTTCTCCCTGCGCCGCGGCGCCGATCCGGAAAACGCCTACGATTTCGGGTGGTACTACCAGCCGATCCGGAACTGGCAGGCCGTCGTCGCCCGCACGGTGCCGGTGGACTCCCTGGGGGTGTGGGCCTCCGACGATCTGACCCTCCACATCGCGACCGAAGAGACCACTCCCCACCTGCCCCTGCTGTTGACCTACTCGTGGGTATCGCCCGAACACACGGTGCGCAAGTATGGCGACACGTGGTCCACCCGGCCGGAGACCTGCGTGTCTTCCGGTCCCTTTGTCATGGTGGAATGGATAAAAGGCGAGCGGATGGTCTATGAAGCCAATCCCATGTACCGAGGGGTCGACAAGCCCTACCTGGAGAGGTTGATCTACAAGATGTTCAACCTGACCACGCCGCCTCCGAGGATACCGGCATACGAGGCCGGAGAGATCGATTTCACCGAGGTGGAGAACCAGGCGGAACTCGCCCGCCTCCTTTCCGACGACGCATTGAGCGACCAGGTCCATACCTGGCCCAATTTCTGGACCCACTACCTGTTTTTCGACGTGACGAAACCGCCGTTCAACGACCGGCGGGTTCGGCTCGCGCTGAGTCTCGCCATCGACCGGGACGCCATATGCCGTTCCGCGCTGAAGGGGTTCGCCATACCCGGCTACGCCATGCTGCCGCCCGGATTCCCGGCCTTCTCCGACAATGCTTACGCGGAAAGCCAGGGTTATGACCCGGAACACGCCCGGCAGTTGCTTGCGGATGCGGGGTATCCCGATGGTCGCGGCATTCCCAAACTGGACATGTGGCTGCGGAACGAGATCGTCATGCACCGTGACGCGGCGGAGGGGATCCAGGCGATGCTGCAGCGGAACCTGAACATAGAGATCGAAGTACGCAACGTGGAGAACAAGGTCTTCATGGACGGCCTGAACAACCACACCCTGGCCTTCGGAATGGTTCCCTACGAATTCGATTTCGTGGATCCCAGCAATCTCCTGGGACTTTGGCGGTCGAATGGGCGGCACAACTGGAACAACGCCGCTTTCGACGAACTGATGACCGAGGCCGAGGCCGAGGTCAGGGATCCGAGCCGTCGGATTTCACTGTACAAGGAAGCCGAAAGACTGCTGGTGGAAGACGTGGCCGGCGTGTTCCTGTGGCACCGGCAGCGCGCGCAGGTGTGGAAGCCCTACCTGAAAGGATCGGCGCTTGAGCCGAACGCATCGGGTTACCGGTCGTGGCGGGGCGACCAGGTGATGAGTTCCTCCATCACCTTCTATCTGGCGGAAGACCAGCCGGGACTTGCCCTGCCTGCCCGGAGACAGTGA